Below is a window of Myxococcota bacterium DNA.
CTGCCGCTCCGGTCGATCAGATAGGTGAACGACGAGTGCGAGTAGCCGTAGCTCTGGCCCGAGCCGCGTCTCTCGGCGCTGACTCCGTAGTCCTTGCGCACCGCGGCCAGCCGCTCCTCGCTGCCCGTTCCGCCCAGGAAGGTCGCGTCGAAGCCCGCGAGATACTGCTTCATGCGCGCGGGGTCGTCGCGCGCGGGGTCCACGGTCACGTACACGACCTGCACCTGTGCCGCGCGCGCGCCCAGCTTCTTGCGCGCCTCGGCCAGGGTCGCGAGCGTGGTCGGACACACTTCCGGGCACGAGGTGAAGCCGAAGGCGAGCAGCACGACCTTGCCCGCGAAGCGACTCAGCCGCAGCTCGGCGCCGTTCGAGCCCGACAGCGCGAAGTCGGGTGCGGGGCGCGGCGGATCGAAGGACCCCGCGCGCAGCTCGGCTGTGTCCGCCGCGGCCGTGACGGCCGCGAGCGCGAGCGCCCAGGCGCAGGCGCTAGAGCGGAATCGCCGCCGGCTGCGCGTTGCGGGCAAAGCTCTCGTCCATGTATTTGTCGTACGGGATCTCGTGCTGGATCGTGCCGGCCTGCAGCGAGAGCCGCATCAGGTCCTCGAACTCGCTGCGGATCATGCGCAGGTCGCCGTAAGTCACGCGGTCGCTCGGGTTCTCCATCACGTACTTCAGGATCTTCGGATCCTGGTTGAAGTAGTCCTGGCCGGCCGCGATCGCCACCGCCTTGTCGCGGTTCCCGGGCGCGGCATCGAGCCACATGCCCGCGCCCAGCACCTGGTTCACGAGGT
It encodes the following:
- a CDS encoding SCO family protein, with the translated sequence MPATRSRRRFRSSACAWALALAAVTAAADTAELRAGSFDPPRPAPDFALSGSNGAELRLSRFAGKVVLLAFGFTSCPEVCPTTLATLAEARKKLGARAAQVQVVYVTVDPARDDPARMKQYLAGFDATFLGGTGSEERLAAVRKDYGVSAERRGSGQSYGYSHSSFTYLIDRSGSLRALMPYGHSAEDYAHDVAILLGP